Below is a window of Candidatus Cloacimonadaceae bacterium DNA.
AACGAAATCTCTGCAAAAATGCCGCAGGCACCCTCTATCCGCAATCGGGACATCGGCTTCGTCTTTCAGTTTCACTATCTGGTGGAAGACCTCAGTGCTGCGGAAAACGTTGCCTTGCCGATGCTTATCGGCGGCGCGACATTAGCTAAAAGTATCGCCAGAGCCAATGAATTGCTCACCCGGCTCGGGCTCAAAGAACGGAGAAACCACTATCCCAATCAGCTCAGCGGCGGCGAACAACAACGCATCGCTCTGGCTCGAGCTTTGATCAACGAGCCCAAAATCGTGCTTGCTGACGAGCCCACCGGAAACCTCGACCCAATCCACAGCCTGGAAGTTTGGAAGTTGATGCAGGAACTGAATAAGGAACTCGGACAAGCCTTCGTGATCGTCACCCATGACCGCGATTTGGCACAACAGAGCAATAAAACCTTTGAACTCGCCCGGGGGACGCTCTCCCGCATCTGAACCATGAAACGCTCGCGTTTGTTTCTCTTTCTGATCGTCATTCTGCTTTTTATCAATGCCGCTTTCTTCATTACCTGGTATGCCTTTGATTTGCAGGGAGTCGTGAAGGGGATCGTGGAAAAAGAGGCGGGCAAAGCTCTCTCCGGCGAATTCAGCATCCGCAATTTCAGCATCAGCGACCGGCAGGTCTATGCCGAAAAGATCAGTTTCACTACTGCGGACAGCTCGCTTGCTTTCAATGTGGAAAGCGCCCGAGTCCGTTTTAATCTCTTCAAATTCCTCTTTTCAGGTTTCAAAATAAAGCACCTCTTAAATATCGTCGAGATCCACAAACCTGAGGTCACCATCATCATCGAACCACAGGTCGAAAAGAAGGTGAAGAAAGCTCCAGATCGCATTGATATCCCGGATCTAACGCCATATTTCAACCATCTGAAGGTCACCAAGGGCAGGCTCTATCTCGATATCGCTATTCCGCTCAAGCTCGGCGAGGGTGAATTCCTCATCGCCGCGGACGAGTTTAACGAGATTGAGATCAGTGCCGACAACGACAAAAGCACCAAAGTGAAACTGAGTGCCATCACCGCGAACAAAGGCAGCATCGTAGCTACCGCGAATCTTGATAAAGGACGCATCGCTCTGTTAGACGTGGAGATCAACAATTTCTCCCCCCGCTATGTCAATCATCCCGCGATAGAAAATATCCACACCGAGCTGAACCTCGTTCTCAAAGCCTCACAGAAAACCAAGAAGGCGGATCTGGACATCCAAGCAAAGGCATTCATCTGGAATACCAGTGCCTTGCTGCTTTCGGAATACCCCGTCCGCCTCCCATTCATCGTTGTGGAAACCGATGGTAATAACCTTGATGCCACCATCTCGCGCAGCAGTTTCGGCAGCAGCTCTCTCGGCGGACAGATATCACTGAGCAACCTTCAAAAGCGTATAGGTTTCAAGTCCAGCCAGTTGGACATACAGCTCGATCTTGCCATGATCGATCCATCGCTGAGTGGGATCGTCAAAGCCCAACTCAGCGGTTCCGGCAGCCTCAAGGAACCCGTCTTAAAACTGCAGGCTTCAGCGGATTTTGCTGCATACGACACTCATCGGGTTCATGGTATCCGCCTCGATGCCGAATTGAAGGACATGCTTGTCGATTACAACCTTGGGAATGCCCGTTGGCAAAACCAAAGCATCGCTTCAGCCGGCAGTTTCGATTTGAAAACCTACGTGCTCACGGCATCGTTCGATACCCATCCAATCGAAACTCACTATGACGAACCGATGATCAATGCATCCGCTGATTTTGAACTGTCCATATACGATTCGTACCCGGAGATCAAGGTGCAGTTCAAACAGCTCGATATCGTAAACCGAACTATGGCGGCAACCAACTTCAGCGGCAGCGTGCATCTCATCCCCGCAAGCAATCCCGACAAAACGCAAAACTACTATATAAATTGCGATTTAAGCAGCCCGGACGGGCATCATATCAGCCTCGTGGGAGATGTTCTTGACCGCAATTTGCTCATGGAAGCCAGATTTGGCAATATCGCCTTGGCGGATTTCATACCCAATGATGTGGTCAAAACGATTAGCCCAAAGTTTAGCGGAACCGTGGACGGATTCATGCTTGGCGACAAGATCGTCGCCCGCACCGATTTATCGCTTACCTTGGCTGGAGATTTTGAATATCAAACTCAAATCCACGCGATCGGATCCTTGGATATTTCCACGCTGGATGCGGCACTCTATTTACAGGGAACAGAAGGCATTTTAAACGGCGAAACCATGAATATCGAGCTGGTTGCAGATCTAAAAAAGGACATTCTCCGGCTCGCTTATCTGCGCCTGAACGATATGCTCGATCTTTCCGGTATGATTGATCTAAAAAATCTGCCGGACTATGCGATCAACCTCTCGCTGAAGGATTTCAATCTTGCTCGTCTGACGAAATACTATCCTCCAGCCGGAGAAGGACTTCCAGATATCAGCGGGATCAACGTTACCGCGATGTATAACCTGGACGGAGACCGAAATATGTCCGTCTTCGCTTCTGCGGACAGCATCAGGATCACAGGCATCGTTCCCATCTCCGCGGATTTGATGCTCAAAGGTCCGCCGGGCGAGATCCAGATCAGCGGTCATGCGTTAAACAATCGTAAAAAACTGGTCTCGATCAACGGAATTGCAAGTCTGAACGGTGGCATTGGCATCGATTTGAATGCCGAGATCAACGAAGTTCTCATCTCTGATGTCATCGCGGAGACCCATCTAAACGGTGTCGTCACCGCCAAATTGAATGTCCTTGCCACCGGACTGATGGGTAAGGATCCCAATATGGAGTTCACCGCCCGTGTCCGTTCTCCCCGGATCAGCATTCCCAACGCGATTGATCTGGAAGACATCATAGTCGATGTCCGTCAAACTCCGGAAATCTTATACGTGGACAGCCTGCTTGTGCGCTCAGGGGAGCTCGTGGCGCTTCAAGGTTCGGGTTCTCTGGGCTACAATTTCCTTTCCGGCACTTTCTTTGACGGCAGCCTTGAACTGAAGATCAAAGCCCAAGCGGAACTTTTTCCCTGGCTCACCAAAAACGTGGAGATGATCACTGATTCGGGAGGAACCACCAGCCTGGATGTGACTATCGCCACTCATGAGGATCAATTTCACATCGCCAGCGGCAGAATTGAACTCCGCAACGGGCATCTGAAATTGGACAATCAGGTGGATTCCATCACCAATATCAACATCATCGGCGTTTTCGATAAAAACCGCCTGCTTCTGAAAAAAGCCAGCCTTGAGCTTGGGGGCGGCAAATTGAAGATATCCAACGAGTTTGATGAGGATAGCAGCAACCATTTCTTCGTGTCCTTCCTCGATCTCGGAAGCTTCAATCTGCTCATCGAAGAGCCCGGCATTGAGGCTGTCGTGCCTGTTTTTACCCCTCCGCGCACTCTCACAACTATCCAGCTCAGAGGACAGAACACGCGCTTTGCCACCGTCAAGGGACCTTTCGACGATATGAAGATCAGCGCAGAAGTACTGGTCTCAAACACCAATGCCCTCTACCCCCCGAACACGGAAAATCTCCTGAGCCTGATCTACAGTTTCCGCAGTGCATTTGCCAAAGAAACCGAATCAAGCCTGAAAGAAGACCCTCTGCCCCTGCCCTTCACTCTGGATCTGATGATCCGTCTGCAGGACAACGTGATCTATGCCACATATCCCGCAATCATCAAACTCACCCAGGGGGGATTCATACACATCGTCTATGACGGGCAGGAATGGATCGCAAAAGACGCGAAATTCGCCTCCGAGCAGGGAACTATCGATTTCTTCGGCACCGTGTTTCAAGCGGAATATCTCGATGTCAACATCATTGGCTCCCGCGATATCCTAAACATCCATGGATCCTTCTTTCGCAGAGCACCGGACGGCACCATCATCACCCTCACTTTGCTTACCGACAATGACAGCTCCAAGCCTTTCTTTGACCGCCTCGAATTCAAACTCGCCAGCGACAACCCCCAGGATCAATCCATCACCCATATCCTCTCCCGGCTCCGAAGCAGCAATGAAGTGTACGACCAGGGAATGTTTCAGGACGAAGCCCTCGGCTTGATTTCCGACAACCTGAATACTTCCATCCTCACCCCATTCCTGTATCCGGTGCAAAACCGCATCCGCCGTTTGCTCAGGCTCGATGGTTTCAGCATCAAAGCCGGTTTCATCCAAAATCTCTTCACCGAATACTCAAACAACCCCGATCAAATGGCGGATTATCTTGACATGCAACATTTTATCGGTGATATTGCCCAGTTCAGCTCTTCAATTTTACTGAACAACCTCTCCGTTTCCATGAGTAAGTATCTGGGACGCAAGCTCTTCCTGGACTATCAAATCACCCTCCAGGAAGCCACCGACTTGCAGAAGAAAACCAAGATCGGGATCACTCACGACACTTCTTTACGCATGTTCCTGCCCCGGCAACTGAGATTGGGATACACCTTCCAATATGAACCCCAGGATGAGCGCCTCACGCATGAAGTGATGCTGCAGCGCTCCTTCCGTTTTTGGGGTCTGTGATAAAATCCTTTGACAAAATGAGCACCTTCAAAATAATGAAAAAAAATGATGATCGCCATGGAGGAACATAATGGCTGAGAATATGCAAAAACCGAGCACCGAAACTGGAATAGAGTCCACATTGAAAGCACCGGTGCAAACTGACAACAATGTGAAAGTGAAACCCGAAAACCAAGTGAGCCTGATCGAAATGATCATGATCCTGATGCTCGTGGGGCTCGTCTTCGTGTTTGTCTTCGGAATGCAGCAAATGAAGATCAACAAAGAAAAAGAAGCCATCGCCCAACAGAAGTTCGAATCCATTTTACCCACTTTCGACCGCATCGTCGCCGCCGCAAACGAGTATCGGAAAAACGACCCCTTCGGCGCCTATCCCCTATCCCTCGAAGAGCTTAATCTCAAGGATATCAACAATGCGGATTTCGTCTTTTCCTATACTGAAATGGGACCCGTCATCACCGCCACTACGACCAAGGAATTTGGCAAAGAAGGCATCGCCGTGAACTATAACATCGCCGCTGCCGTCTATGAAGTGAGCGATCCCAATCCCCAGGACAAACCCACCGTTCATGACGACTGGTTGCCATGACCATCAAAACATCCATTATGAAAACGCCTCATCTATTCAGGGATGGAGCTTTTTTTGGCACTCAACGCTATGAGGAAGGATAAATTATGCTAACCGATACCAAACCTCTGCGCCCCTGGAGGATCTTCAGCGCTCTGCTTTTGTTGAGCGCTCTTACCGCCTGTGCGGTGATGGACACCAACAGCATGGAATCCGCGGTGCCGCTGCCCAAAAACAAAATCGATGTGCAAGCCTATACTGGAACCGGGATAGACCTTTCCTCGGTGGCGAAACCTGAGTACTGGGATGAGAATGCCTATGAAGGCGCTTCCTCCGATTTCATATCCGCTTACAAACTTGCCATTGGAGTAGGCAATGACAGCGAGATCGGGTTAAAAGCCTGGACGGCTGCCTTATCAGCAGGCGCCAGAGGGTATTACAAAAAGAGGTTTTATCATGTTGGGAAACGGTCTTTTGCCATCGCGCCGGGCCTGACCTTAGTGATATCCGATGATGGAACCG
It encodes the following:
- a CDS encoding ABC transporter ATP-binding protein encodes the protein MICLAGYNLSKSYADSDQTIQVLKNATLEVESGDMIGITGVSGCGKSTLMHILGLLDAPDSGKVMVMGNEISAKMPQAPSIRNRDIGFVFQFHYLVEDLSAAENVALPMLIGGATLAKSIARANELLTRLGLKERRNHYPNQLSGGEQQRIALARALINEPKIVLADEPTGNLDPIHSLEVWKLMQELNKELGQAFVIVTHDRDLAQQSNKTFELARGTLSRI